In Strigops habroptila isolate Jane chromosome 4, bStrHab1.2.pri, whole genome shotgun sequence, a single genomic region encodes these proteins:
- the RTN1 gene encoding reticulon-1 isoform X2, giving the protein MQASADSTKMDCLWSNWKCQAIDLLYWRDIKQTGIVFGSLLLLLFSLTQFSVVSVVAYLALAGLSATISFRIYKSVLQAVQKTDEGHPFKAYLEMEMNLSQDQIQKYTDCLQLYVNSTVKELRRLFLVQDLVDSLKFAVLMWLLTYVGALFNGLTLLIMAVVSMFTLPVVYDKYQAQIDQYLGLVRTHINTVVAKIQAKIPGAKRKAE; this is encoded by the exons CTATCGACCTGTTGTACTGGCGTGACATCAAGCAGACAGGGATCGTCTTTGGtagcctcctgctgctgctcttctccctgACCCAGTTCAGCGTCGTCAGCGTCGTGGCCTATCTGGCCCTTGCTGGCCTCTCAGCCACCATTAGCTTCAGAATCTACAAATCGGTCCTACAGGCTGTGCAGAAGACGGACGAGGGCCACCCCTTCAA AGCCTACTTGGAGATGGAAATGAATCTTTCACAGGACCAGATTCAGAAATACACAGACTGTCTCCAGCTATACGTCAACAGCACAGTCAAAGAGCTGAGGAGACTCTTTCTCGTTCAGGACCTCGTGGATTCTTTAAAA TTTGCAGTACTAATGTGGCTGCTGACTTATGTGGGAGCCCTCTTCAATGGCCTGACTCTTCTGATAATGG ctGTGGTGTCTATGTTTACTCTCCCTGTTGTATACGACAAGTACCAG GCACAGATTGATCAGTACTTGGGACTTGTGCGGACCCACATAAACACTGTTGTGGCAAA GATTCAAGCTAAAATCCCAGGTGCTAAGAGAAAGGCAGAGTAA